A genome region from Mesorhizobium sp. WSM2240 includes the following:
- a CDS encoding GGDEF and EAL domain-containing protein: protein MTQTLADLVTEDVLQGRQEPLSGELRTLYLKEGEGARRKAARQGLWLAVAVYLLFSIIDVVLIPDVAAYTIAARFAVSAIALTTLEIQFRMGFKTEWLDLTCAAALVSGYVVWLVPAIMTDYVQNFSYFMIFGSIFMMGANLFFRFQFLLSVISSGIILAAFFVALYLFPANGSYQIALGTFYVSCFTFTSYVNWRLNEERYNVFLNALEAKIQHKEATERGQALLSLSRTDPLTGLQNRRAIDEKLRDFWSDWQRSGKSFVAILIDVDFFKKFNDCYGHQEGDRCLILVANALGDMIKQYNGSIGRYGGEEFIVLARMEKREQVAEFAEAIRRTVENLALTHEQRRDGISIVTVSVGAAFTRTQTGAKLEKIIHEADRALYLAKAGGRNCARLFDPDDPQSSDESENIAALLKIAIGQHLVSLVYQPIQNVASDQVEAVEALMRLRMLDGTSVPPSLFIPVAERTGAILELGRWAIRTVCGELLADDHVGVVSVNVSPIQLKTPGFATSVAAILGETGVAGSRLAFEITEGLEMEMHSDILRCISDLKLLGIRIWLDDFGTGFAGLSWLRLIDFDTVKIDRSFLHDCGSARGKAMLQDIIALVRNRGHKILVEGVETGEQMALMREFGIDKVQGFYVGRPASAGSFRTKPAIHKSKIAVLKLA, encoded by the coding sequence ATGACCCAAACGTTGGCCGATCTGGTAACGGAAGATGTCCTTCAGGGACGGCAAGAGCCACTCTCGGGAGAACTGCGCACGCTCTATCTAAAAGAGGGCGAGGGCGCCCGCAGAAAGGCTGCCCGGCAGGGGCTTTGGCTCGCGGTAGCGGTCTATCTGCTGTTTTCCATCATCGATGTAGTGCTGATTCCGGATGTCGCGGCTTACACGATCGCCGCGCGCTTTGCGGTCAGCGCAATCGCGCTCACCACCCTCGAAATCCAGTTTCGCATGGGTTTCAAAACGGAATGGCTCGATCTTACCTGCGCGGCCGCACTGGTCTCAGGCTACGTGGTCTGGTTGGTTCCGGCAATTATGACAGACTACGTCCAGAACTTCTCCTACTTCATGATTTTCGGTTCCATTTTCATGATGGGCGCAAATCTGTTCTTTCGATTCCAGTTTCTCCTTTCGGTCATATCATCTGGTATAATCCTCGCCGCTTTCTTCGTCGCTTTGTATTTGTTTCCGGCGAACGGGTCTTACCAAATCGCCCTTGGGACATTTTACGTTTCGTGTTTCACGTTTACCTCCTACGTGAACTGGAGGTTGAACGAGGAGCGCTACAACGTCTTCCTGAATGCCCTCGAAGCCAAAATCCAGCACAAGGAGGCCACTGAGCGTGGGCAGGCCTTGTTGAGTCTGTCGAGAACCGATCCGCTCACAGGTCTGCAGAATCGGCGCGCCATTGACGAGAAGCTGCGGGATTTCTGGAGTGACTGGCAAAGGTCCGGCAAAAGTTTCGTGGCGATCCTCATCGACGTGGATTTCTTCAAAAAGTTCAATGACTGTTACGGCCATCAAGAAGGCGACCGTTGCCTGATCCTTGTCGCCAATGCCCTTGGCGACATGATTAAGCAGTATAACGGCTCAATCGGCCGCTACGGCGGTGAGGAATTCATTGTCCTGGCTCGCATGGAAAAAAGAGAACAGGTGGCGGAGTTTGCGGAAGCCATTCGCCGCACGGTGGAGAACCTCGCACTTACCCACGAGCAGCGGAGAGACGGTATCTCGATTGTGACAGTGAGCGTTGGCGCCGCATTCACCAGAACGCAGACTGGAGCCAAGCTGGAGAAGATCATCCACGAGGCTGATCGCGCGCTTTATCTAGCAAAAGCAGGTGGTCGAAATTGTGCTCGGCTGTTCGATCCGGACGATCCCCAGAGCAGCGACGAGAGTGAGAATATTGCGGCTTTGCTGAAGATCGCGATTGGCCAGCATCTCGTTTCACTGGTTTATCAGCCTATCCAGAATGTCGCGTCGGACCAAGTCGAAGCTGTCGAGGCTCTGATGCGCCTCAGAATGCTGGACGGCACATCGGTGCCGCCCAGCCTATTCATCCCCGTCGCGGAACGAACTGGCGCGATCCTGGAACTCGGGCGCTGGGCGATAAGGACCGTGTGCGGTGAGCTCTTGGCAGACGACCACGTCGGTGTCGTCAGCGTCAACGTCTCTCCAATTCAGCTTAAGACACCCGGCTTTGCAACGTCCGTTGCGGCCATCTTGGGCGAGACTGGCGTAGCCGGCAGCAGGCTGGCCTTCGAAATCACCGAAGGTCTCGAGATGGAGATGCATTCGGACATTCTTCGCTGCATCAGCGACCTAAAGCTACTAGGGATCAGGATTTGGCTTGACGACTTCGGAACGGGCTTCGCGGGTCTTTCATGGCTTCGTCTAATCGATTTCGATACGGTGAAGATCGACCGCTCTTTTCTTCACGATTGTGGCTCCGCCCGGGGCAAGGCGATGCTCCAGGACATTATTGCCCTGGTCCGAAATCGCGGCCACAAAATCTTGGTCGAAGGCGTGGAAACCGGCGAGCAGATGGCGCTTATGCGAGAATTCGGCATAGACAAAGTCCAAGGTTTTTATGTCGGTCGCCCTGCTTCCGCCGGGAGTTTCCGGACGAAACCGGCCATTCATAAAAGCAAAATTGCTGTCCTGAAATTAGCGTGA
- a CDS encoding phosphatidylcholine/phosphatidylserine synthase, with product MVDWHRVDGQKSSSRTAQLLPNAITALALCSGLISIRFSIEKEFDYALAAIVVAAVLDGLDGRLARLLRVASRFGAEFDSLADFLSFGLAPIVLLFFWTEDAMTGPTSLCLMAFALGSATRLARFNAQSGPREATWRKAYFTGMPTPSAALAVLLPVSVAMPPPSSAQWIGLYTLLIALLMVSKVPTFSGKKWAIGSSRSVMAGLFGTVAVLLAIVVLYPRELLVIFTVLYLSSIPISWISFRHDQRIHDGVPVDARKRWI from the coding sequence ATGGTCGATTGGCACCGTGTGGATGGGCAGAAAAGTTCATCCCGAACTGCTCAGCTGTTGCCTAACGCGATCACGGCGTTGGCGCTCTGCTCGGGCCTCATCTCGATTCGTTTTTCGATCGAGAAGGAATTCGATTATGCGCTGGCCGCGATCGTAGTGGCGGCCGTCCTCGACGGCCTCGACGGCAGACTCGCCCGGTTGCTTCGCGTCGCGTCACGGTTTGGAGCAGAGTTCGACAGCCTGGCCGACTTCCTCAGTTTCGGCCTAGCGCCGATCGTGCTTCTGTTCTTCTGGACCGAGGATGCGATGACGGGGCCGACAAGCTTGTGCCTGATGGCATTCGCCCTTGGCTCGGCCACGCGTCTTGCTCGCTTCAATGCACAGTCGGGACCCCGAGAGGCGACTTGGCGGAAGGCCTATTTTACCGGCATGCCTACACCCAGCGCGGCCCTGGCGGTCTTGTTGCCGGTTTCCGTGGCGATGCCGCCACCAAGCTCCGCGCAATGGATCGGCCTCTACACCCTGCTGATTGCACTGTTGATGGTGTCAAAGGTCCCGACCTTCTCGGGGAAGAAGTGGGCCATCGGGTCGTCCAGATCGGTGATGGCTGGCCTTTTCGGAACAGTCGCCGTGCTGTTGGCGATCGTAGTCCTTTATCCGCGCGAGCTCCTGGTGATCTTCACTGTTCTGTACCTGTCCTCCATCCCGATCAGCTGGATTAGTTTCCGGCACGATCAAAGGATCCATGACGGTGTTCCGGTCGATGCGCGGAAGCGTTGGATCTGA
- a CDS encoding methyltransferase domain-containing protein: MADADFNTYRSWKSWSQDNFYCLPEEDRVYFTKELECCGIDNTKRLSVFEIGFGNANFAKYCHECGFVYAGNELDTELVRRARSSKIEAFSSGEGISKVAGGRRFDLVVAFDVFEHIEADELIEMLKDARKTLSEGGRIVARFPSGDSPFSAPIFNGDMTHRTLIGLGKLDQICRSSGLRIVRMHAQSVTVLGLGIANAIRKIPIVAGRRLTAAILTKLYFGKQKLVLDPNMVAVLESNSTRVESRS; the protein is encoded by the coding sequence ATGGCCGACGCCGATTTCAACACTTACCGCAGCTGGAAATCCTGGAGCCAGGACAACTTCTACTGCCTTCCGGAGGAAGACCGTGTGTATTTCACAAAAGAACTGGAATGCTGCGGAATTGACAACACCAAGCGCCTATCAGTGTTCGAGATCGGCTTCGGAAACGCAAATTTCGCGAAGTATTGCCATGAGTGCGGCTTTGTATACGCGGGGAACGAACTCGACACAGAATTGGTCAGGCGCGCGCGCAGCTCGAAAATTGAAGCCTTCAGTTCCGGCGAGGGGATTAGCAAAGTTGCAGGCGGCCGCCGGTTCGATCTCGTCGTGGCATTCGATGTGTTCGAGCACATCGAAGCGGACGAGCTGATTGAGATGCTGAAGGACGCCAGAAAGACCCTCTCGGAGGGAGGGCGGATCGTCGCGCGCTTTCCCAGCGGGGACAGCCCGTTCTCCGCGCCGATTTTCAATGGCGACATGACGCACCGGACCCTGATAGGCCTCGGAAAGCTGGACCAAATTTGCAGGAGTTCTGGCCTGAGGATAGTCCGCATGCATGCCCAATCGGTCACGGTGCTCGGCCTTGGGATCGCCAACGCAATCAGAAAAATCCCGATAGTCGCGGGAAGACGTCTTACGGCAGCCATTCTGACCAAACTGTATTTTGGCAAGCAAAAACTTGTCCTTGACCCCAATATGGTGGCGGTGCTGGAATCGAATTCGACTCGCGTGGAGTCGCGGAGTTAG
- a CDS encoding TIM barrel protein, protein MTVDRRFILRGALGTIGAAVSGCTNDTAEHFSEGSSSYSSAPEAAGKLSPSAFKMKFAPHFGMFANLAGPDYIDQITFAADEGFRAWEDNILHWRSEAQQDKIAEALHRNTMELGVFIASDLTLKPSLYLTAGDPEALEYFLSSIKETLPVARRFDSKWVTILLGDRHPSLPHQYQMANIIDALRRAADIVEPEGLTMAIEPVNSLVQRPTIFLSSVRDAFLLCRAVNRPSCKILFDIYHHQIMDGNILGDIDHTWEEITYFQVADYPGRNEPTTGEINYVNVFQHLHEKGYRGIIGMEHGVNGTGPEGERAMINAYRHCDSFLR, encoded by the coding sequence ATGACAGTTGATCGACGCTTCATCCTGCGAGGTGCGCTTGGGACAATCGGAGCGGCAGTGTCTGGCTGTACGAACGACACAGCGGAGCATTTCTCTGAAGGGTCCTCCTCCTATTCCAGTGCTCCCGAAGCTGCGGGAAAGCTCAGCCCCAGCGCGTTCAAGATGAAATTCGCACCTCACTTCGGCATGTTCGCCAATCTTGCAGGGCCGGACTACATCGACCAAATAACGTTCGCGGCCGACGAGGGATTTCGCGCTTGGGAGGACAACATACTTCACTGGCGATCGGAAGCCCAACAAGATAAGATTGCTGAAGCGTTGCACCGGAACACGATGGAACTCGGGGTCTTCATAGCGTCGGACCTGACGCTCAAGCCATCCCTTTACTTGACCGCAGGAGATCCAGAGGCGCTGGAGTACTTCCTGAGCTCTATAAAGGAAACATTGCCGGTGGCCCGTCGCTTCGATTCTAAATGGGTTACGATCTTGCTTGGGGATCGCCACCCATCCCTGCCGCACCAGTATCAGATGGCGAACATCATCGACGCGCTGCGGCGCGCCGCTGACATCGTGGAGCCCGAAGGGCTGACAATGGCGATCGAGCCCGTGAATTCATTAGTGCAGCGCCCGACGATTTTTCTCAGCAGTGTACGCGACGCTTTTCTGCTATGCCGGGCAGTAAATCGGCCCTCGTGCAAGATCTTGTTCGACATCTACCATCATCAGATAATGGACGGGAACATCTTGGGAGACATCGACCATACTTGGGAAGAAATTACTTATTTCCAGGTCGCCGACTATCCTGGGCGGAACGAGCCGACAACGGGCGAGATCAATTACGTTAATGTGTTCCAGCACCTTCACGAGAAGGGCTACCGCGGAATTATCGGCATGGAGCACGGCGTCAACGGCACAGGCCCAGAGGGCGAGCGCGCCATGATCAATGCCTATCGCCACTGCGACAGCTTTCTGCGGTAA
- a CDS encoding sulfatase-like hydrolase/transferase: protein MVKSRTLLILKCGLLLTLIILTNGGLEERLRVLLLEQRLLTFTVFSLIWVVSLTAVLAAAFQPSMVVRLVWAAPLAISGAVAYGYYRVQGSEFFIFDVLNFWVARHEVQRASEFYSDAVWSSLAVFMLGIVAIAMPPVVSLGVARKIRYWSPWLPMVPVLLIAGVVVVRDGKGSQALPKQFAPLSLAAVAAYKVNTGSFVKRHAVSMTPGKPLARAVVVVVDESIRSDFVSLEPGNSVTPELANLREHWIDFSPAVSSGNCSHLSNAMLRFMADRRDLVRSVHTSPTGWQYAKKAGFRTVYIDAQPSFIGVYGKLQNYMSPAEAILIDRFYKIDSTFASYALDDELVRIVLEEMSAGDRVFIYANKNGAHFPYSDGSPEGLLPDETEAVEADADSFAAELQTYAKAVRWSTDRTMSRLIREAAWSDATVIYTSDHGQNFSPGRLTHCTTSPNVDPNEAIVPLMVASGDASLQRRFEAVAARYPGHATHFAIAPTLLELMGYKPSDIAKRYEGSLLRDLSWKPQFVSDDILGLFSIRPTWHVVDPMLQKRYRSLDDFYSAHTGTSLSFCKGSVPCNGTILH from the coding sequence ATGGTGAAGAGCCGCACTCTTCTTATCCTGAAATGTGGGCTGCTGCTCACATTGATCATCCTCACCAATGGCGGTTTGGAGGAACGCCTGCGGGTGCTGTTGCTCGAACAGCGTCTGCTAACCTTTACAGTCTTCAGCTTGATTTGGGTCGTTTCGCTGACCGCCGTGTTGGCTGCTGCCTTCCAGCCCAGCATGGTCGTTCGACTTGTCTGGGCCGCCCCGTTGGCGATTTCGGGTGCGGTAGCCTATGGCTACTATCGGGTGCAAGGTTCGGAATTCTTCATCTTCGACGTTCTGAATTTTTGGGTAGCTCGCCATGAGGTGCAAAGAGCGTCGGAGTTCTATTCGGATGCGGTCTGGTCCTCGCTCGCCGTCTTCATGTTGGGCATCGTGGCAATTGCGATGCCCCCTGTCGTTTCGTTAGGGGTGGCACGCAAGATTCGGTACTGGTCGCCTTGGCTTCCCATGGTGCCGGTTCTCCTCATAGCAGGCGTCGTCGTTGTCAGGGACGGCAAGGGCTCGCAAGCGCTGCCCAAACAGTTCGCCCCGCTCTCGCTGGCTGCGGTCGCAGCTTACAAGGTCAACACCGGCTCGTTCGTGAAGCGACATGCCGTCTCGATGACGCCCGGAAAACCGCTCGCGCGCGCCGTGGTGGTGGTTGTCGACGAGAGCATTCGCTCAGATTTCGTGAGCCTTGAGCCTGGAAATTCGGTCACTCCGGAGCTGGCCAACCTGCGGGAGCATTGGATCGACTTCAGTCCGGCAGTATCCAGCGGCAATTGCTCCCACCTGTCGAACGCGATGCTTCGGTTTATGGCCGATCGCCGCGACCTCGTCCGCTCTGTCCACACGAGCCCGACGGGTTGGCAATACGCAAAGAAGGCCGGTTTTCGCACCGTATATATCGACGCGCAGCCCAGCTTCATCGGCGTCTATGGCAAGCTTCAAAACTACATGAGCCCCGCCGAAGCGATATTGATCGATCGATTCTACAAAATCGACAGCACATTTGCGTCGTACGCCCTAGACGACGAACTCGTCCGAATCGTGCTCGAGGAGATGAGCGCCGGGGATCGCGTTTTCATCTATGCAAACAAAAATGGCGCTCATTTCCCATACAGCGACGGATCGCCGGAAGGGCTGCTGCCCGACGAGACAGAGGCCGTCGAAGCAGATGCGGACAGCTTCGCCGCGGAACTCCAGACATATGCGAAGGCAGTGCGCTGGTCGACCGACCGGACGATGTCTCGCCTGATCCGCGAGGCGGCCTGGAGCGACGCGACCGTGATCTACACGTCGGATCACGGACAGAACTTCAGCCCTGGTCGGCTGACGCATTGCACCACCTCCCCGAATGTCGATCCGAACGAGGCCATCGTTCCATTGATGGTCGCGTCTGGGGACGCCAGCCTTCAACGCCGCTTCGAGGCGGTTGCCGCACGATACCCTGGCCACGCTACCCATTTCGCGATTGCGCCAACGCTGCTCGAGCTGATGGGGTATAAGCCATCTGACATCGCAAAGCGGTACGAAGGCTCGCTGCTTCGAGACCTTTCCTGGAAGCCTCAATTCGTATCCGATGACATCCTCGGATTGTTCTCGATACGGCCGACATGGCACGTGGTCGACCCAATGCTGCAGAAGAGGTATCGCTCGCTGGACGACTTCTATAGCGCGCACACGGGAACATCCCTCAGCTTCTGTAAGGGCAGCGTTCCCTGCAACGGTACTATCCTGCACTGA
- a CDS encoding SIS domain-containing protein translates to MLAGNMAYVLPKELTKEYLAAVGAALARVDTDAVQQATQMLRGARDAGATIFIAGNGGSAATASHWVNDLGKATKRSGRHPIRVMSLTDNVSWLTALGNDEGYERIFAGQMENFAKPGDLLIVISASGNSLNLVRAVDLARDRKVASIGLLGFDGGVLKELVDQPVWVRSEKGAYELVEDVHSAICHAITRCLVADRPEHSQ, encoded by the coding sequence ATGCTTGCGGGTAATATGGCCTACGTGCTCCCCAAGGAGCTTACAAAGGAGTATCTCGCGGCCGTCGGCGCGGCACTGGCGCGGGTCGACACCGACGCCGTCCAGCAGGCCACGCAGATGCTGCGTGGGGCCCGCGACGCGGGCGCCACAATCTTCATCGCCGGCAATGGCGGCAGCGCTGCAACCGCGTCTCACTGGGTCAATGATCTTGGCAAAGCCACCAAACGTTCCGGCAGGCACCCGATCCGTGTAATGAGCCTGACCGATAACGTTTCCTGGTTGACTGCGCTGGGCAATGACGAGGGCTATGAGCGCATCTTTGCCGGGCAGATGGAGAATTTCGCCAAGCCGGGCGACCTGCTGATCGTGATCTCGGCCAGCGGGAACTCCCTCAATCTTGTGCGGGCAGTCGACCTCGCCCGAGACCGGAAGGTCGCCAGCATCGGGCTGCTCGGCTTTGACGGCGGCGTCCTGAAAGAACTCGTCGACCAGCCGGTATGGGTTCGGTCGGAAAAGGGCGCGTACGAGCTGGTCGAGGATGTCCACTCCGCAATCTGCCATGCCATCACCCGATGCCTCGTGGCCGATCGACCGGAGCACAGCCAATGA
- a CDS encoding class I SAM-dependent methyltransferase, with the protein MARNVKLDEHSLITSGLVRRHSAASSDSIDADELKERTGQLALVLQLAHQAFVRKDPAASIVDRLAGRLHELRRQTAPAVWQRLIPSAQKHPVADYLMEDPFTRWSFEKPRGYSGDARLLDIYYKHSSADELVASSSPLGREIYGYTSEAASSAAGRERRNILARTVDETARRLENAEVLAIACGHLREAELSEALATGKLKRWVGLDQDPVSVGIVNRDLAGTAVEAVDGSVRGILRRAYTLGTFDLVYASGLYDYLPRAIGIRLLQRAMELVKPGGEFLFANFSDEITTDGYMETFMDWPLILRSADDMWDIIKAAVDMNGVEAQVFYGSNRNIVYGKVLKRAS; encoded by the coding sequence ATGGCGCGAAACGTGAAGCTCGACGAGCACAGCCTGATAACGTCTGGTTTGGTTAGGAGGCATAGCGCAGCATCGAGCGACAGCATCGACGCCGACGAGCTTAAGGAGCGGACGGGACAACTCGCACTTGTACTGCAACTCGCTCACCAAGCTTTTGTGAGGAAGGATCCGGCAGCGTCGATAGTCGACCGTTTGGCGGGCCGACTCCACGAGCTTCGGAGGCAGACTGCTCCCGCGGTCTGGCAGCGCCTCATTCCATCAGCCCAGAAACATCCTGTCGCGGACTATTTGATGGAAGATCCGTTCACGCGCTGGTCTTTCGAAAAGCCGCGCGGGTATTCGGGCGACGCAAGGCTTTTGGACATTTACTACAAGCACAGCAGTGCCGACGAGTTGGTGGCTTCGTCATCCCCGCTTGGCCGGGAGATCTACGGCTATACCAGCGAGGCTGCCAGCTCTGCAGCCGGACGGGAGCGACGGAACATTCTGGCCAGGACCGTGGACGAAACAGCCCGCCGGCTAGAGAATGCGGAGGTGCTTGCGATTGCGTGCGGTCACCTACGCGAAGCAGAGCTCTCCGAGGCCCTCGCTACTGGGAAATTGAAGCGCTGGGTCGGCCTGGACCAGGATCCGGTTAGCGTCGGCATTGTGAATCGAGATCTGGCCGGCACCGCAGTGGAGGCTGTTGACGGCTCCGTGCGGGGCATTCTTCGCCGCGCCTATACCCTTGGCACATTTGATCTCGTCTACGCGTCGGGTCTTTACGACTACCTGCCGCGTGCCATCGGAATCCGGCTGCTTCAGAGAGCCATGGAACTGGTCAAGCCTGGTGGCGAATTCCTCTTTGCCAATTTCAGCGATGAGATTACGACTGATGGCTACATGGAGACGTTCATGGATTGGCCGCTCATCCTGCGTTCGGCTGACGATATGTGGGACATCATCAAAGCCGCAGTCGATATGAACGGCGTGGAAGCCCAAGTATTTTATGGATCGAACCGAAATATCGTTTACGGCAAGGTCCTAAAGCGAGCTTCTTAA
- a CDS encoding polysaccharide biosynthesis/export family protein: MAGFRDVNFEWTALNQEFIVGAEGSLSQPFVGDFRATGVTSQDLARQIGNRLMEQMGLRRQPDVIVEILQFPYIAECRAGPNCVIDVLFRASRWLPHVDGGC, translated from the coding sequence GTGGCGGGTTTCCGCGACGTCAACTTCGAATGGACAGCGCTCAACCAGGAGTTCATTGTCGGTGCGGAAGGTTCGCTCTCCCAGCCATTCGTCGGTGACTTCCGGGCGACGGGGGTGACGTCTCAGGACCTTGCAAGACAAATCGGCAACCGCTTGATGGAACAGATGGGCCTCCGACGGCAGCCGGACGTCATCGTGGAGATCTTGCAGTTCCCCTACATTGCGGAGTGCCGCGCTGGTCCCAATTGCGTCATAGACGTCCTCTTTCGAGCAAGCAGGTGGCTACCTCACGTCGACGGCGGATGTTAA
- a CDS encoding glycoside hydrolase family 140 protein has translation MTLTAAAQETPRGGPVLDYTHSELRVSGNKRYLVHADGTPFFYLSDTNWNFFHRARREDAERLLEKRRQQGFTVISGPVTGILDAIHYKDPLGVPNPYGDLPFIDKDVTRPAATPGSDPNDATQYDYWDHVDYLVSLAESKGMFVALLPAWWDHYRAGLVNRSNARVYGRFLGERYGGRRNIIWVLGGDTSISSPERTVYERGLDIMRSIRRLLRGEYAIHAVEAETFRELAAGIKETESRPHLMTFHPRTGLSSSQWFHDEPWLDFNMLQSGHETYDLPRHKLITADYNRIPVKPTMDAESAYEDQLPYDHWDEPQKGWYDDYDVRQAAYWGLFAGGHGYTYGNRGVWQMYEPGREPSDPVRYYWYHAMDLPGAWHMKHLRDLMLSRPMLSSVPDQSIVENAYSGGDHIRATRGEGYAFIYAATGKTFRVDLGRIAGSTLVAWWFNPRTGAANRIGEFPNSDVQQFDPPGDPKRGNDWVLVLDSKDMDFPAPGVALAPKKRGETQNTLRMWLQRLYTPPKIPARDSQERMTSRYRSTTIAGPLARPRVRRMNFDGVVGLRLEIPVADASARETDMCVPSVLIIAISRLQKKRFGYPVPFKSADFRQEQKRPAQCRWRRIWEAPQPCKAGRAVR, from the coding sequence TTGACACTGACCGCGGCAGCACAGGAGACGCCGCGTGGCGGTCCTGTGTTGGATTACACCCATAGCGAGCTCAGGGTGTCGGGCAATAAGCGGTATCTAGTTCACGCTGACGGCACACCGTTTTTCTACCTGAGCGACACAAACTGGAATTTTTTTCACCGCGCCAGACGGGAGGACGCCGAGCGGCTACTCGAGAAGCGGCGCCAGCAGGGGTTTACGGTCATCTCCGGGCCGGTCACCGGGATTCTTGATGCAATCCATTACAAAGATCCCCTGGGCGTTCCCAATCCCTACGGGGATCTCCCGTTCATCGACAAGGACGTGACCCGTCCAGCTGCAACTCCGGGTTCCGATCCAAATGACGCGACCCAGTACGATTATTGGGACCACGTGGATTACCTCGTGAGTTTGGCAGAATCCAAAGGCATGTTTGTCGCATTGCTTCCCGCCTGGTGGGATCACTATCGTGCCGGTTTGGTGAACAGGTCGAACGCCCGGGTCTATGGGCGCTTCCTAGGTGAGCGTTACGGGGGGCGGCGCAATATCATCTGGGTACTCGGAGGTGACACCAGCATTAGCAGTCCGGAGCGGACCGTCTACGAGCGGGGCCTCGACATCATGAGGAGCATCCGGCGGCTTCTCCGAGGCGAGTACGCCATTCACGCCGTCGAGGCTGAAACATTCCGCGAGTTGGCAGCTGGCATCAAAGAAACCGAGAGCCGTCCTCATCTCATGACCTTTCACCCCCGCACGGGGCTTAGCTCCTCACAGTGGTTTCACGACGAGCCATGGCTCGACTTCAACATGCTTCAGTCCGGCCATGAGACCTATGACCTTCCCCGGCACAAACTAATAACTGCAGACTACAATCGGATCCCAGTGAAGCCCACCATGGACGCTGAAAGTGCCTACGAGGATCAGCTGCCATACGACCATTGGGACGAGCCCCAGAAAGGCTGGTACGACGACTATGACGTCCGCCAAGCTGCGTATTGGGGGCTGTTCGCAGGCGGTCACGGGTATACCTACGGGAACCGTGGCGTCTGGCAAATGTACGAGCCAGGCAGGGAACCTTCTGACCCCGTCCGTTACTACTGGTACCACGCGATGGACCTGCCGGGAGCCTGGCACATGAAGCACCTGCGTGACCTTATGCTTTCCCGGCCGATGCTCAGCAGTGTCCCAGACCAGTCGATCGTCGAGAATGCGTATTCGGGCGGCGATCATATTCGTGCCACACGCGGAGAGGGGTATGCATTCATCTATGCTGCAACTGGGAAGACGTTCAGAGTCGATCTGGGGAGGATTGCGGGCAGCACCTTGGTGGCTTGGTGGTTCAATCCGAGGACCGGTGCTGCGAACCGAATTGGTGAGTTCCCAAACAGCGACGTGCAGCAGTTCGATCCACCGGGGGATCCGAAACGAGGAAACGACTGGGTGCTGGTGCTGGACAGCAAAGACATGGACTTTCCGGCGCCTGGAGTGGCGCTCGCCCCTAAGAAACGAGGCGAGACACAGAACACCCTGCGAATGTGGTTACAGCGGTTGTACACGCCGCCGAAAATCCCAGCGCGAGACAGCCAAGAGCGAATGACAAGCAGATATCGGTCAACGACCATCGCGGGGCCGCTCGCACGACCGCGAGTGCGTCGGATGAATTTTGACGGGGTCGTCGGTCTCAGACTTGAAATCCCCGTCGCGGACGCGTCTGCACGGGAGACAGACATGTGCGTACCGTCGGTGTTGATTATCGCGATCTCCAGACTGCAAAAAAAGCGCTTCGGCTACCCTGTTCCATTCAAATCTGCCGATTTCCGTCAAGAACAAAAACGCCCTGCCCAATGCAGATGGCGACGAATTTGGGAGGCGCCTCAACCCTGCAAAGCTGGAAGGGCGGTTAGGTGA